From Xenopus laevis strain J_2021 chromosome 7L, Xenopus_laevis_v10.1, whole genome shotgun sequence, one genomic window encodes:
- the btg5.1.L gene encoding uncharacterized protein LOC100137619 produces the protein MHREIEAAVTFLVKILSLKRRIKPEKLVVLAENMAHLLHKKYQGHWYPDKPNRGQAYRCIRINSWQYVDESLLLACAMSGLDYSRLPLPGEMTIWIDPLEVCGRFGEHTDFFTIASFKNEEAVKVNKRKHSEQTSDYSSEGPSSESVSENSSDDETTGEKATASKETSNAFITPQT, from the exons ATGCATAGAGAAATAGAGGCGGCAGTCACTTTCCTTGTGAAGATTCTGAGCCTTAAGAGGAGGATAAAGCCTGAGAAACTGGTGGTTTTGGCAGAGAACATGGCGCATCTCCTGCACAAGAAATACCAAGGCCACTGGTATCCAGACAAGCCGAACCGGGGTCAGGCTTACAG ATGTATCCGCATCAATTCCTGGCAGTATGTGGATGAGTCCTTGCTTCTGGCTTGTGCAATGAGTGGCTTAGATTACTCAAGACTTCCTCTACCAGGCGAGATGACCATTTGGATTGACCCACTTGAAGTTTGTGGCAG gtttgggGAGCACACTGACTTCTTCACAATAGCGTCGTTCAAAAATGAAGAGGCAGTCAAAGTAAACAAGAGGAAGCATTCAGAGCAGACTTCTGATTATTCCTCAGAGGGACCTTCCTCTGAGTCTGTTTCTGAGAACTCGTCTGATGATGAGACAACCGGGGAGAAAGCTACAGCTTCAAAGGAAACGAGTAATGCCTTCATTACACCCCAAACATAG
- the LOC108696814 gene encoding sperm acrosome membrane-associated protein 6 isoform X4, with amino-acid sequence MTWRLTIARLPRQSQDVPLKPMLLPLWILRYLLLLCAVHWVQEGLGCYKCFVSNKERVEICDYVFMKQRLDVEICSRIMKKTFLPLDTYVIAMSQKEIVRQAMNGFYDEVKKQYTQAKRPMECVPPCGVQEKARKFNCLNCEEESCNLPIECPIEDVYVHEFQRVVMNCSTDFPLPVDDITVRWKFYWNDRTRRWSHFTALHKGVELFFLITRMVLEKQGTYACEISTDEDVLIRKYFFINVTSSSLYESMKHMQELFERIVQPTTPKPARVGLRNLFVFRDLLNPKKPLPVAKYILYTAIVSTITVLLVLIVGIPCYFIYK; translated from the exons ATGACATGGCGATTGACGATTGCCCGATTGCCACGTCAATCTCAG GACGTTCCACTAAAGCCCATGCTCCTCCCTCTGTGGATTCTGCGCTACTTACTCCTGCTCTGTGCAGTTCATTGGGTGCAGGAGGGCCTGGGCTGCTACAAGTGCTTCGTCTCCAATAAAGAAAGAGTTGAAATCTGCGACTATGTATTTATGAAGCAACGGCTGGATGTGGAGATTTGTAGTCGCATCATGAAGAAGACTTTTCTGCCTCTGGATACTTATGTCATAG CAATGTCACAGAAAGAAATCGTAAGACAAGCGATGAATGGTTTTTATGATGAAGTGAAGAAGCAGTACACACAGG CCAAGAGACCAATGGAATGTGTTCCCCCATGTG GTGTGCAGGAAAAAGCCAGGAAATTCAACTGCTTGAACTGTGAAGAAGAGAGCTGCAATCTACCTATAGAATGTCCAA TCGAGGACGTCTATGTACATGAGTTCCAGAGGGTAGTCATGAATTGCAGTACAGACTTCCCCCTTCCAGTGGATGACATTACTGTCCGATGGAAATTTTATTGGAAT GATAGAACTAGACGGTGGTCACACTTCACAGCTTTACATAAAGGGGTGGAATTATTCTTTTTAATCACGCGCATGGTTTTGGAGAAGCAAGGCACCTATGCCTGTGAGATTAGCACCGATGAAGATGTCCTCATCCGAAAATACTTCTTTATAAATG tgaCCAGCAGTTCTCTTTATGAGTCCATGAAACACATGCAAGAGCTATTTGAAAGGATTGTCCAACCCACCACCCCTAAGCCAGCTAGAGTGGGACTCCGCAATTTGTTTGTCTTCAGAGACCTCCTCAACCCAAAGAAACCCTTGCCAGtggctaaatatattttatacacagcAATTGTCTCTACGATTACCGTGCTGCTTGTCCTGATTGTTGG AATCCCCTgttactttatatataaataa
- the LOC108696814 gene encoding sperm acrosome membrane-associated protein 6 isoform X5, whose protein sequence is MTWRLTIARLPRQSQDVPLKPMLLPLWILRYLLLLCAVHWVQEGLGCYKCFVSNKERVEICDYVFMKQRLDVEICSRIMKKTFLPLDTYVIAMSQKEIVRQAMNGFYDEVKKQYTQGVQEKARKFNCLNCEEESCNLPIECPIEDVYVHEFQRVVMNCSTDFPLPVDDITVRWKFYWNDRTRRWSHFTALHKGVELFFLITRMVLEKQGTYACEISTDEDVLIRKYFFINVTSSSLYESMKHMQELFERIVQPTTPKPARVGLRNLFVFRDLLNPKKPLPVAKYILYTAIVSTITVLLVLIVGIPCYFIYK, encoded by the exons ATGACATGGCGATTGACGATTGCCCGATTGCCACGTCAATCTCAG GACGTTCCACTAAAGCCCATGCTCCTCCCTCTGTGGATTCTGCGCTACTTACTCCTGCTCTGTGCAGTTCATTGGGTGCAGGAGGGCCTGGGCTGCTACAAGTGCTTCGTCTCCAATAAAGAAAGAGTTGAAATCTGCGACTATGTATTTATGAAGCAACGGCTGGATGTGGAGATTTGTAGTCGCATCATGAAGAAGACTTTTCTGCCTCTGGATACTTATGTCATAG CAATGTCACAGAAAGAAATCGTAAGACAAGCGATGAATGGTTTTTATGATGAAGTGAAGAAGCAGTACACACAGG GTGTGCAGGAAAAAGCCAGGAAATTCAACTGCTTGAACTGTGAAGAAGAGAGCTGCAATCTACCTATAGAATGTCCAA TCGAGGACGTCTATGTACATGAGTTCCAGAGGGTAGTCATGAATTGCAGTACAGACTTCCCCCTTCCAGTGGATGACATTACTGTCCGATGGAAATTTTATTGGAAT GATAGAACTAGACGGTGGTCACACTTCACAGCTTTACATAAAGGGGTGGAATTATTCTTTTTAATCACGCGCATGGTTTTGGAGAAGCAAGGCACCTATGCCTGTGAGATTAGCACCGATGAAGATGTCCTCATCCGAAAATACTTCTTTATAAATG tgaCCAGCAGTTCTCTTTATGAGTCCATGAAACACATGCAAGAGCTATTTGAAAGGATTGTCCAACCCACCACCCCTAAGCCAGCTAGAGTGGGACTCCGCAATTTGTTTGTCTTCAGAGACCTCCTCAACCCAAAGAAACCCTTGCCAGtggctaaatatattttatacacagcAATTGTCTCTACGATTACCGTGCTGCTTGTCCTGATTGTTGG AATCCCCTgttactttatatataaataa
- the LOC108696814 gene encoding sperm acrosome membrane-associated protein 6 isoform X3, with protein sequence MLLPLWILRYLLLLCAVHWVQEGLGCYKCFVSNKERVEICDYVFMKQRLDVEICSRIMKKTFLPLDTYVIAMSQKEIVRQAMNGFYDEVKKQYTQGPYPLFRMIAQNFTTRMHWVLAAKRPMECVPPCGVQEKARKFNCLNCEEESCNLPIECPIEDVYVHEFQRVVMNCSTDFPLPVDDITVRWKFYWNDRTRRWSHFTALHKGVELFFLITRMVLEKQGTYACEISTDEDVLIRKYFFINVTSSSLYESMKHMQELFERIVQPTTPKPARVGLRNLFVFRDLLNPKKPLPVAKYILYTAIVSTITVLLVLIVGIPCYFIYK encoded by the exons ATGCTCCTCCCTCTGTGGATTCTGCGCTACTTACTCCTGCTCTGTGCAGTTCATTGGGTGCAGGAGGGCCTGGGCTGCTACAAGTGCTTCGTCTCCAATAAAGAAAGAGTTGAAATCTGCGACTATGTATTTATGAAGCAACGGCTGGATGTGGAGATTTGTAGTCGCATCATGAAGAAGACTTTTCTGCCTCTGGATACTTATGTCATAG CAATGTCACAGAAAGAAATCGTAAGACAAGCGATGAATGGTTTTTATGATGAAGTGAAGAAGCAGTACACACAGG GTCCATATCCCCTGTTCAGGATGATAGCCCAGAACTTCACTACACGGATGCACTGGGTTCTAGCAG CCAAGAGACCAATGGAATGTGTTCCCCCATGTG GTGTGCAGGAAAAAGCCAGGAAATTCAACTGCTTGAACTGTGAAGAAGAGAGCTGCAATCTACCTATAGAATGTCCAA TCGAGGACGTCTATGTACATGAGTTCCAGAGGGTAGTCATGAATTGCAGTACAGACTTCCCCCTTCCAGTGGATGACATTACTGTCCGATGGAAATTTTATTGGAAT GATAGAACTAGACGGTGGTCACACTTCACAGCTTTACATAAAGGGGTGGAATTATTCTTTTTAATCACGCGCATGGTTTTGGAGAAGCAAGGCACCTATGCCTGTGAGATTAGCACCGATGAAGATGTCCTCATCCGAAAATACTTCTTTATAAATG tgaCCAGCAGTTCTCTTTATGAGTCCATGAAACACATGCAAGAGCTATTTGAAAGGATTGTCCAACCCACCACCCCTAAGCCAGCTAGAGTGGGACTCCGCAATTTGTTTGTCTTCAGAGACCTCCTCAACCCAAAGAAACCCTTGCCAGtggctaaatatattttatacacagcAATTGTCTCTACGATTACCGTGCTGCTTGTCCTGATTGTTGG AATCCCCTgttactttatatataaataa
- the LOC108696814 gene encoding sperm acrosome membrane-associated protein 6 isoform X1: MTWRLTIARLPRQSQDVPLKPMLLPLWILRYLLLLCAVHWVQEGLGCYKCFVSNKERVEICDYVFMKQRLDVEICSRIMKKTFLPLDTYVIAMSQKEIVRQAMNGFYDEVKKQYTQGPYPLFRMIAQNFTTRMHWVLAAKRPMECVPPCGVQEKARKFNCLNCEEESCNLPIECPIEDVYVHEFQRVVMNCSTDFPLPVDDITVRWKFYWNDRTRRWSHFTALHKGVELFFLITRMVLEKQGTYACEISTDEDVLIRKYFFINVTSSSLYESMKHMQELFERIVQPTTPKPARVGLRNLFVFRDLLNPKKPLPVAKYILYTAIVSTITVLLVLIVGIPCYFIYK; this comes from the exons ATGACATGGCGATTGACGATTGCCCGATTGCCACGTCAATCTCAG GACGTTCCACTAAAGCCCATGCTCCTCCCTCTGTGGATTCTGCGCTACTTACTCCTGCTCTGTGCAGTTCATTGGGTGCAGGAGGGCCTGGGCTGCTACAAGTGCTTCGTCTCCAATAAAGAAAGAGTTGAAATCTGCGACTATGTATTTATGAAGCAACGGCTGGATGTGGAGATTTGTAGTCGCATCATGAAGAAGACTTTTCTGCCTCTGGATACTTATGTCATAG CAATGTCACAGAAAGAAATCGTAAGACAAGCGATGAATGGTTTTTATGATGAAGTGAAGAAGCAGTACACACAGG GTCCATATCCCCTGTTCAGGATGATAGCCCAGAACTTCACTACACGGATGCACTGGGTTCTAGCAG CCAAGAGACCAATGGAATGTGTTCCCCCATGTG GTGTGCAGGAAAAAGCCAGGAAATTCAACTGCTTGAACTGTGAAGAAGAGAGCTGCAATCTACCTATAGAATGTCCAA TCGAGGACGTCTATGTACATGAGTTCCAGAGGGTAGTCATGAATTGCAGTACAGACTTCCCCCTTCCAGTGGATGACATTACTGTCCGATGGAAATTTTATTGGAAT GATAGAACTAGACGGTGGTCACACTTCACAGCTTTACATAAAGGGGTGGAATTATTCTTTTTAATCACGCGCATGGTTTTGGAGAAGCAAGGCACCTATGCCTGTGAGATTAGCACCGATGAAGATGTCCTCATCCGAAAATACTTCTTTATAAATG tgaCCAGCAGTTCTCTTTATGAGTCCATGAAACACATGCAAGAGCTATTTGAAAGGATTGTCCAACCCACCACCCCTAAGCCAGCTAGAGTGGGACTCCGCAATTTGTTTGTCTTCAGAGACCTCCTCAACCCAAAGAAACCCTTGCCAGtggctaaatatattttatacacagcAATTGTCTCTACGATTACCGTGCTGCTTGTCCTGATTGTTGG AATCCCCTgttactttatatataaataa
- the LOC108696814 gene encoding sperm acrosome membrane-associated protein 6 isoform X2 — protein MTWRLTIARLPRQSQDVPLKPMLLPLWILRYLLLLCAVHWVQEGLGCYKCFVSNKERVEICDYVFMKQRLDVEICSRIMKKTFLPLDTYVIAMSQKEIVRQAMNGFYDEVKKQYTQGPYPLFRMIAQNFTTRMHWVLAAKRPMECVPPCGVQEKARKFNCLNCEEESCNLPIECPIEDVYVHEFQRVVMNCSTDFPLPVDDITVRWKFYWNDRTRRWSHFTALHKGVELFFLITRMVLEKQGTYACEISTDEDVLIRKYFFINVTSSSLYESMKHMQELFERIVQPTTPKPARVGLRNLFVFRDLLNPKKPLPVAKYILYTAIVSTITVLLVLIVGRNASMHHS, from the exons ATGACATGGCGATTGACGATTGCCCGATTGCCACGTCAATCTCAG GACGTTCCACTAAAGCCCATGCTCCTCCCTCTGTGGATTCTGCGCTACTTACTCCTGCTCTGTGCAGTTCATTGGGTGCAGGAGGGCCTGGGCTGCTACAAGTGCTTCGTCTCCAATAAAGAAAGAGTTGAAATCTGCGACTATGTATTTATGAAGCAACGGCTGGATGTGGAGATTTGTAGTCGCATCATGAAGAAGACTTTTCTGCCTCTGGATACTTATGTCATAG CAATGTCACAGAAAGAAATCGTAAGACAAGCGATGAATGGTTTTTATGATGAAGTGAAGAAGCAGTACACACAGG GTCCATATCCCCTGTTCAGGATGATAGCCCAGAACTTCACTACACGGATGCACTGGGTTCTAGCAG CCAAGAGACCAATGGAATGTGTTCCCCCATGTG GTGTGCAGGAAAAAGCCAGGAAATTCAACTGCTTGAACTGTGAAGAAGAGAGCTGCAATCTACCTATAGAATGTCCAA TCGAGGACGTCTATGTACATGAGTTCCAGAGGGTAGTCATGAATTGCAGTACAGACTTCCCCCTTCCAGTGGATGACATTACTGTCCGATGGAAATTTTATTGGAAT GATAGAACTAGACGGTGGTCACACTTCACAGCTTTACATAAAGGGGTGGAATTATTCTTTTTAATCACGCGCATGGTTTTGGAGAAGCAAGGCACCTATGCCTGTGAGATTAGCACCGATGAAGATGTCCTCATCCGAAAATACTTCTTTATAAATG tgaCCAGCAGTTCTCTTTATGAGTCCATGAAACACATGCAAGAGCTATTTGAAAGGATTGTCCAACCCACCACCCCTAAGCCAGCTAGAGTGGGACTCCGCAATTTGTTTGTCTTCAGAGACCTCCTCAACCCAAAGAAACCCTTGCCAGtggctaaatatattttatacacagcAATTGTCTCTACGATTACCGTGCTGCTTGTCCTGATTGTTGG AAGGAATGCATCAATGCACCACAGCTGA